In Passer domesticus isolate bPasDom1 chromosome 7, bPasDom1.hap1, whole genome shotgun sequence, one genomic interval encodes:
- the OLFML2B gene encoding olfactomedin-like protein 2B isoform X2 has protein sequence MARPLPLLLCLAALGAGCRAGTHPAGTAGPSAEPLQDEADNQENILSQLLGDYDKVKAVSEGSDCRCKCVVRPLGRGACQRINEGAFRAEDFYTVETITSGPSCKCACVAPPSALNPCEGDFRLKKLREAESSDLKLSSIVEMLESAFYGLDLLKLHSVTTKLVGRVEKLEEGMSRNLSQEGQRAGASGEEGLQDAPGRENCSRLLPNSLADIEGSLQRDAEAAYAHSEGRYEERFLKDETISQQINSVESLPELRLSLEDKKPEQLLQRQLRVRSRPPSKPTIVRGVTYYKAQSTESENDIEEQPDELFSGDNTVDLLIEDQLLRPSSRAGEPMRKPSPVGWPPTPGVAPTTLPAAGTAAASVVPLSPATPDPTAVSWLIPTPESVTAPAGLAEEGTPQPPAGMASTVVATATENVLVATPAGGWSDMEHSPGAWVQANTPATPVSPAIPATPKEGLEEEDIRNIIGRCKDTLSTISGPTTQNTYGRNEGAWMKDPLAQEERIYVTNYYYGNTLVEFRNLDNFKQGRWSNSYKLPYSWIGTGHVVYNGSFYYNRAFTRNIIKYDLKQRYVAAWAMLHDVAYEESTPWRWRGHSDVDFAVDENGLWIIYPAISYEGFNQEVIVLSKLNAADLSTQKETTWRTGLRKNFYGNCFVICGVLYAVDSYNKRNANISYAFDTHTNTQIIPRLLFENEYAYTTQIDYNPKDRLLYAWDNGHQVTYHVIFAY, from the exons ATGGCTcggccgctgccgctgctgctctgcctggccgCGCTGGGCgccggctgccgggcagggacGCACCCCGCCGGCACGGCCGGGCCCTCCGCCGAGCCGCTGCAGGACGAGGCGGACAACCAGGAGAACATCCTCTCGCAG CTGCTAGGTGACTACGACAAGGTGAAGGCGGTGTCCGAAGGCTCCGACTGCCGCTGCAAATGTGTGGTCAGACCGCTGGGCCGTGGTGCCTGCCAGAGGATTAACGAGGGCGCCTTCAGAGCGGAGGATTTTTACACGGTGGAAACCATCACGTCAGGACCCAGCTGCAAGTGTGCGTGCGTGGCCCCCCCCTCAGCTCTCAACCCTTGCGAGGGCGACTTCAGGCTGAAGAAGCTGCGGGAGGCAGAAAGCAGTGACCTGAAG CTCTCCTCCATCGTTGAGATGCTGGAAAGTGCCTTTTATGGCTTAGACCTTCTGAAGCTGCACTCAGTCACGACCAAGCTGGTGGGTCGGGTGGAGAAGCTCGAGGAG GGCATGTCCAGGAACTTATCGCAGGAAGGCCAGCGGGCAGGAGCCAGCGGGGAGGAGGGTCTGCAGGATGCCCCTGGCAGGGAGAACTGCTCTAGGCTCCTCCCCAACAGCCTGGCTGACATCGAGGGCTCTCTGCAGCGGGACGCTGAGGCTGCCTACGCTCACTCAGAG GGAAGATATGAAGAAAGATTCCTGAAGGATGAAACCATCTCCCAGCAGATCAACTCTGTGGAATCCCTCCCAGAGCTGCGCCTCTCTCTGGAGGACAAGAAGCCTGAGCAGCTCTTGCAGAGGCAGCTGCGGGTGAGGAGCCGGCCTCCTTCCAAGCCCACCATTGTCCGAGGGGTCACCTACTACAAAGCCCAGTCCACCGAGTCAGAGAACGACATCGAGGAGCAAC CGGACGAGCTGTTCAGCGGGGACAACACGGTGGACCTGCTGATAGAGGACCAGCTCCTgaggcccagcagcagggcaggcgAGCCCATGAGAAAGCCCTCCCCAGTGGGGTGGCCGCCCACCCCTGGTGTAGCTCCCACCACCCtgccagctgctggcactgctgcagcatcCGTGGTGCCGCTGTCCCCTGCCACGCCAGACCCCACCGCCGTGAGCTGGCTGATCCCCACCCCGGAGTCCGTGACTGCCCCGGCAGGGCTGGCGGAGGAGGGGACCCCACAGCCACCGGCAGGCATGGCCAGCACGGTGGTGGCCACAGCCACAGAGAATGTGCTCGTGGCCACCCCCGCTGGAGGCTGGAGTGACATggagcacagcccaggagcTTGGGTCCAGGCAAACACCCCTGCGACACCGGTCagccctgccatccctgccaccCCAAAGGAGGgcctggaggaggaggacatCAGGAACATCATTG GGCGCTGCAAGGACACGCTGTCCACCATCTCGGGGCCCACCACCCAGAACACCTACGGGCGTAACGAGGGAGCCTGGATGAAGGACCCCCTGGCCCAGGAGGAGCGGATCTATGTCACCAATTACTACTATGGAAACACCCTGGTGGAGTTCAGGAACCTTGACAATTTCAAGCAAG GTCGCTGGAGCAACTCCTACAAGCTCCCGTACAGCTGGATTGGGACAGGGCACGTTGTCTACAACGGTTCCTTCTACTACAACCGGGCCTTCACGCGCAACATCATCAAGTACGACCTGAAGCAGCGCTATGTGGCCGCCTGGGCCATGCTGCACGACGTGGCCTACGAGGAGTCCACCCCGTGGCGGTGGCGAGGCCACTCTGACGTGGACTTTGCCGTGGACGAGAACGGCCTGTGGATCATCTACCCAGCCATCAGCTATGAGGGCTTCAACCAGGAGGTGATCGTGCTGAGCAAGCTGAACGCGGCCGACCTCAGCACTCAGAAGGAGACCACGTGGCGGACGGGGCTGCGCAAGAACTTCTACGGGAACTGCTTCGTCATCTGTGGGGTCCTGTATGCGGTCGACAGCTACAACAAGAGGAATGCCAATATCTCCTATGCCTTTGACACGCACACCAACACACAGATCAtccccaggctgctctttgAGAACGAGTACGCCTACACCACGCAGATAGACTATAACCCCAAGGACCGCCTGCTCTACGCCTGGGACAATGGCCACCAAGTCACCTACCACGTCATCTTTGCCTACTGA
- the OLFML2B gene encoding olfactomedin-like protein 2B isoform X1 → MARPLPLLLCLAALGAGCRAGTHPAGTAGPSAEPLQDEADNQENILSQLLGDYDKVKAVSEGSDCRCKCVVRPLGRGACQRINEGAFRAEDFYTVETITSGPSCKCACVAPPSALNPCEGDFRLKKLREAESSDLKLSSIVEMLESAFYGLDLLKLHSVTTKLVGRVEKLEEGMSRNLSQEGQRAGASGEEGLQDAPGRENCSRLLPNSLADIEGSLQRDAEAAYAHSEGRYEERFLKDETISQQINSVESLPELRLSLEDKKPEQLLQRQLRVRSRPPSKPTIVRGVTYYKAQSTESENDIEEQRELADELFSGDNTVDLLIEDQLLRPSSRAGEPMRKPSPVGWPPTPGVAPTTLPAAGTAAASVVPLSPATPDPTAVSWLIPTPESVTAPAGLAEEGTPQPPAGMASTVVATATENVLVATPAGGWSDMEHSPGAWVQANTPATPVSPAIPATPKEGLEEEDIRNIIGRCKDTLSTISGPTTQNTYGRNEGAWMKDPLAQEERIYVTNYYYGNTLVEFRNLDNFKQGRWSNSYKLPYSWIGTGHVVYNGSFYYNRAFTRNIIKYDLKQRYVAAWAMLHDVAYEESTPWRWRGHSDVDFAVDENGLWIIYPAISYEGFNQEVIVLSKLNAADLSTQKETTWRTGLRKNFYGNCFVICGVLYAVDSYNKRNANISYAFDTHTNTQIIPRLLFENEYAYTTQIDYNPKDRLLYAWDNGHQVTYHVIFAY, encoded by the exons ATGGCTcggccgctgccgctgctgctctgcctggccgCGCTGGGCgccggctgccgggcagggacGCACCCCGCCGGCACGGCCGGGCCCTCCGCCGAGCCGCTGCAGGACGAGGCGGACAACCAGGAGAACATCCTCTCGCAG CTGCTAGGTGACTACGACAAGGTGAAGGCGGTGTCCGAAGGCTCCGACTGCCGCTGCAAATGTGTGGTCAGACCGCTGGGCCGTGGTGCCTGCCAGAGGATTAACGAGGGCGCCTTCAGAGCGGAGGATTTTTACACGGTGGAAACCATCACGTCAGGACCCAGCTGCAAGTGTGCGTGCGTGGCCCCCCCCTCAGCTCTCAACCCTTGCGAGGGCGACTTCAGGCTGAAGAAGCTGCGGGAGGCAGAAAGCAGTGACCTGAAG CTCTCCTCCATCGTTGAGATGCTGGAAAGTGCCTTTTATGGCTTAGACCTTCTGAAGCTGCACTCAGTCACGACCAAGCTGGTGGGTCGGGTGGAGAAGCTCGAGGAG GGCATGTCCAGGAACTTATCGCAGGAAGGCCAGCGGGCAGGAGCCAGCGGGGAGGAGGGTCTGCAGGATGCCCCTGGCAGGGAGAACTGCTCTAGGCTCCTCCCCAACAGCCTGGCTGACATCGAGGGCTCTCTGCAGCGGGACGCTGAGGCTGCCTACGCTCACTCAGAG GGAAGATATGAAGAAAGATTCCTGAAGGATGAAACCATCTCCCAGCAGATCAACTCTGTGGAATCCCTCCCAGAGCTGCGCCTCTCTCTGGAGGACAAGAAGCCTGAGCAGCTCTTGCAGAGGCAGCTGCGGGTGAGGAGCCGGCCTCCTTCCAAGCCCACCATTGTCCGAGGGGTCACCTACTACAAAGCCCAGTCCACCGAGTCAGAGAACGACATCGAGGAGCAACGTGAGTTGG CGGACGAGCTGTTCAGCGGGGACAACACGGTGGACCTGCTGATAGAGGACCAGCTCCTgaggcccagcagcagggcaggcgAGCCCATGAGAAAGCCCTCCCCAGTGGGGTGGCCGCCCACCCCTGGTGTAGCTCCCACCACCCtgccagctgctggcactgctgcagcatcCGTGGTGCCGCTGTCCCCTGCCACGCCAGACCCCACCGCCGTGAGCTGGCTGATCCCCACCCCGGAGTCCGTGACTGCCCCGGCAGGGCTGGCGGAGGAGGGGACCCCACAGCCACCGGCAGGCATGGCCAGCACGGTGGTGGCCACAGCCACAGAGAATGTGCTCGTGGCCACCCCCGCTGGAGGCTGGAGTGACATggagcacagcccaggagcTTGGGTCCAGGCAAACACCCCTGCGACACCGGTCagccctgccatccctgccaccCCAAAGGAGGgcctggaggaggaggacatCAGGAACATCATTG GGCGCTGCAAGGACACGCTGTCCACCATCTCGGGGCCCACCACCCAGAACACCTACGGGCGTAACGAGGGAGCCTGGATGAAGGACCCCCTGGCCCAGGAGGAGCGGATCTATGTCACCAATTACTACTATGGAAACACCCTGGTGGAGTTCAGGAACCTTGACAATTTCAAGCAAG GTCGCTGGAGCAACTCCTACAAGCTCCCGTACAGCTGGATTGGGACAGGGCACGTTGTCTACAACGGTTCCTTCTACTACAACCGGGCCTTCACGCGCAACATCATCAAGTACGACCTGAAGCAGCGCTATGTGGCCGCCTGGGCCATGCTGCACGACGTGGCCTACGAGGAGTCCACCCCGTGGCGGTGGCGAGGCCACTCTGACGTGGACTTTGCCGTGGACGAGAACGGCCTGTGGATCATCTACCCAGCCATCAGCTATGAGGGCTTCAACCAGGAGGTGATCGTGCTGAGCAAGCTGAACGCGGCCGACCTCAGCACTCAGAAGGAGACCACGTGGCGGACGGGGCTGCGCAAGAACTTCTACGGGAACTGCTTCGTCATCTGTGGGGTCCTGTATGCGGTCGACAGCTACAACAAGAGGAATGCCAATATCTCCTATGCCTTTGACACGCACACCAACACACAGATCAtccccaggctgctctttgAGAACGAGTACGCCTACACCACGCAGATAGACTATAACCCCAAGGACCGCCTGCTCTACGCCTGGGACAATGGCCACCAAGTCACCTACCACGTCATCTTTGCCTACTGA
- the HSD17B7 gene encoding 3-keto-steroid reductase/17-beta-hydroxysteroid dehydrogenase 7: MERVVLVTGASGGVGLALCQRLLEEDGRIHLCIACRNEQKSEATRDLILASHPAAQVSTVEMDLGNLASVLRAARELRCRFQRLDFVYLNAGIMPNPHVNFKALWHGLLTGKVLHMLTTAEGIMTQTDRLNGDGLQEVFATNLFGHFMLVRQLQSLLCGNEKPSRLIWTSSSNARESAFSLSDYQHAKGQESYSSSKYATDLTSVVLNRRFNDQGLYSSVVCPGLVMSNMTYRILPVFLWTLLMPIMWLIRFFAKTYTLTPYNGAEAHVWLFKQKPEYLDSLVKYHSCTSGLGRCYVEPRKMDVDEDTAEKFYQKLLELEEQTLEKYHDLLD; this comes from the exons ATGGAGCGTGTGGTGCTGGTGACCGGTGCGAGCGG CGGTGTGGGGCTGGCGCTATGCCAgcggctgctggaggaggatgGCCGCATCCACCTGTGCATCGCCTGCCGCAACGAGCAGAAGAGCGAAGCCACGCGGGACCTCATCCTGGCCAGCCACCCCGCCGCCCAGGTGTCCACCGTGGAGATGGACCTGGGCAACCTGGCCTCCGTGCTGCGGGCCGCCCGTGAGCTGCGCTGCAG GTTTCAGCGCCTGGACTTTGTCTACCTCAACGCTGGGATCATGCCCAACCCGCACGTGAACTTCAAGGCTCTCTGGCACGGACTCCTCACCGG GAAGGTGCTCCACATGCTGACCACTGCGGAAGGCATCATGACCCAGACGGACAGGCTGAATGGAGATGGGCTTCAGGAGGTGTTTGCTACCAACCTCTTCGGACACTTTATGCTG GTTCGTCAGCTTCAGTCTCTACTCTGCGGTAACGAGAAGCCCTCACGACTCATCTGGACCTCCTCCAGCAATGCCAGGGAGTCTGCCTTCAGCCTCTCAGACTATCAGCATGCCAAGGGGCAGGAATCATACAGTTCCTCTAAATATGCTACTGACCTGACGAGTGTGGTTCTGAACAGGAGATTTAATGACCAG GGTCTGTATTCCAGTGTTGTTTGTCCTGGGCTTGTTATGTCAAACATGACATACAGAATTTTGCCTGTTTTTCTGTGGACGCTGCTAATGCCCATCATGTGGTTG ATCCGATTTTTTGCCAAAACTTATACTCTGACACCCTATAATGGAGCAGAAGCTCAC GTGTGGCTGTTCAAACAGAAGCCAGAGTACCTGGATTCTCTTGTCAAATACCACAGCTGTACTTCTGGACTGGGGAGATGCTACGTGGAGCCTCGAAAG ATGGATGTGGATGAAGACACTGCCGAGAAATTTTACCAGAAGCTGTTGGAACTGGAGGAGCAGACTCTAGAGAAATACCACGATCTCTTAGATTAA